TTAGACTCCACAAGGGAGACATGGTCCGGATCATCATACACGAGGCCTAGTGctgcaaaaaaaaatatcaacCGACTGGAGAGACAGCGTGTATGATGGAAATGAAAAGGCCCAGAATTGAGGATCTCCTTGAAGGAGGGAAATAACAATACCAACCCACTGCTCCTCACTCCCAGATGATCGCGAAGAAAAGCCTAAAATAAAGCTTCACAGAACACAACAAATTCATCCCGCCCCCAGAAAACCTATCCGGGAGGGCCACCTTAAGTTTAAGTTCAGCTTGATTGCCCTTCAGACCAATAGTCTGCTGCTGCGCGACCCTAGATTGCAGGTCTGAGAGTTCAAGCGACCGACCCTGCAATTGTTTTGCAAGAACTGCGATGGGATCCATAACAAGATCCAAAATTTGGGGCTGGTGAAAATGTCATGATGTGACAGTCTGAAGTAAGGGAGAGGGGCctaaaactgtccctggaactgggaccctaattatctttgtcccaggggtactcttgatggtagagaatACTTGGTCTCCAACTTTATTATGCTCCTGATAAACCctcatctgtcccctcccccaccccatgaagCATGGTACAGAAATGTAAGGAAAACAAGACTCAAAGATATAGAAGGGTAATGGAAAACCAACATCATACAAAACACTCAGCAAAAATAGGGAGGAAGATAGAGAAATGGAGGAATAAACAAACTAAATAGaaatatatcagcatctgcagcTGAGAGCAACAAACTGTATGTTCCCAGCCAGTATTGAAAGAGTCCTTAACCCTTTCAGCACTGATGGAAAAGAtatccatttaaaataggacacAAATCAAGTGGTCTCTAAAGAGAACCTGCGATTCATTACCCTTCTAACTCCAGGTGTCCCAGTGGGACGTGCCACCCTTGTGACAATGGATCGGGCTGTATCAGACACTGACTGTATAACTTACATGGAATGCTaccttcacatttgcgtctttgggcgcagcgtcgtcgacggataccgacgcatgcgtcatgcacccctatgtttaacatggggggcgcatggacatgcgccggtatgcattgTGATGCGCTGTACGACACATGCAtcatttgggcgcaccagacagggcgcgggcgACTCTACATGTAGCATTTTGCCTGCGCCAAATTTCCAATCAAAAACGCATCTAACGCACTTGCGTCGTACAtgcgtaaaaaaaacacattagtgtctatgataaacgcatagggcgcaggtgcctgcgttgacctgCGTTGTACAATGCATGCGCCTTTTGAGAAAAACCCATTGATGAAGTGTCTAGACAGTAAAAGCATTtgaggacaacgcatgcgtcaaaaaacgctgcgttgtgtatatgcgttttgcgttgcgtcgacgacactgcgcccaaagacgcaaatgtgaacgtagcgtaACTGCCATACATGTTTAACTCTGAGACGCTgctgcgtttcagagaaaaacattcttTTAGAGCTGTCGGGGACACAGCTGCATGGGAAAATAGACAGGCAAATCCCCAGTGGCTTCTTCCGGCTTGCTtgcctggagtgacaggtctctgcgtgtgtgtgtgtgtgtgtgtgtgcgtgcgtgtgtatgTATATGGAGAGACCTGGCAGAGGACATGGAGAAGCCTCCACCTGTCCTACTAGTCTCCCGCGTGGCTTGATCCCAAGTGACTTTTAAAGTATGCTTTTCCTctgaaagggtatgtgcacacgtcaggatttcatgcagaaattttcctgacaaaaaccggacatttctgccagaaatccgcatgcgtttttaccgcgattttgacgcattttttgtgcgttttttcccaaatgcatagaattgcgggaaaaacgcagaaaatccccaaaaataatgaacatgctcatttttttaccgcgatgcgtttttttgcggaaaaaaacgcatccatgtgcacaaaacatgcagaatgcattctaaatgatagaatgcataatgtatgtgtttttagagtttttatagcgtttttagcgcaaaaaaagcgaaaaaacctgtacgtgtgcacatagccaaacacCGCAGCatctcagagtcaaacatacctgtctAAAATCAtatagccagtgtctgatacacatTACCCATGGATCAGGCAGCACACATCATCTGTCAGGTTACCTTTAAGCTAATCACCATTTTTTGATAGTGAGGAAACAGAACCATAATTACACAAAAAAGGCCCCATGAAAATAGcgtaaaagacaaaacacaaaataAGTATTCTGTTTTCtttaatatatttttaaatattaaaaTGGAGGAAGCAACTTAAATCTAAGATGAGCAGAGGGGGCGGAGGGTTCAGGGAAGTATAAACCTAATGGATTCATTTACACAGTAAATTTCACAAAATATAGATTTGAGCTGGGAAGGGGCAATTGAACTTCTTTAAATTGCTGACTTTCATTAAAAAGCTTGCTACCCCTATTGCAGGACTAATCTATATACAAAGAATAAAGTCatacaaagtaaaaaagaaaaaaaaaaaaagaaaatctgccTTTAACAAGAAGGCAACAAATGGGAAACAAGGTAAAAACGTCATAAAAAGTTTTGGGACGATGTGTGGATATTATACCTGTATGAAATGTATCAATGTGAAATTACAATCAAAATGTTTCCCTGTTGAGCCACGCAACATGCGGACATGTTTGGTGGGGTGCTGGTTCTTAGGTCCAAGGTTTTATATTGACATGATGACCACAGGTCATATTTCCACCATTGTCAGGCAATAATAATGTGATATTTGCATATTATCCTGAATACTCTGCATGACAAAGATGCCAGCAGGTTTAACTCTGAGCAGGAAACTAATATAATGCTGGCATATAGCCAGCTGCCCTATCAAGCTGCTTATCAGGAAGCAGAGACAGAACTGCCAGTGCTGTACTTTTCACAGATTAGATGTGGCTTAGATATTCAGTTAAACCCTCAGATTTGGTAGCAGGTTGTTCTTGTATTACAACTAGTGGAAAAACCTGGTCAGAAGTGAACCCTCTAGAGCAAACGCTAGTTGCACAACGTCTACTACTACACATTACATTGTCAAGAATTTGCTGGGAACGCACATCATAGTGAGAGGTTATTATGGGTTTTACAAGCAACGTAAGCCCACTTCATTAGAAGTTGGATGGCACATACATGTTGCTTTTAGAGTTTTGACCTTACAATACTTTAGTAATATAATCTTTATCATAAAAATACAAACTTTGATATGGAGATAAATAATAGTCCATTTGTGGCAGTTGGAGAACAGAAAAAGACATTCAAAAGGATTCATCATCAAAGTCTGGACTGGGGTTCCAGAAAAGAGTGGGGTCGCCAAGAGGGGAACAGGACTGGTGCATGTGGACATTGAGAAGCTGAGGGAAAAGTTCGGTGGTAAAAGAGTCCTCCCATGTCTGATCAGAGTTCAAGGGAGAGGACATATCACTTAAGGGTGATGTGCAGCCCTCATACCCAGAGTCACTGCCTGTCTCCAGAAGGCTTGCTGGTTTTTCCACAATGTCTTCGGCTGAGAGCAAAAAGCTCTGTGTGTCAACGACAGGTGGGACGTCATCTTCTTGGGATTCCTGCTTCACATTGATGGGGGCAATACAGGAAGGATTTAAAGATGCTTCTTCCGTTTTAATAACAATGTTGGTCTCAATTCCTATTTCGGAGTCTTGCTCTGAGCAAACAGGTTTTGTGTAGACATGATCAAACTTGATCAGTTCATTAATGGCCTCCAGCTTGATTGATGgggtccccaaaggagaagatggGGCGGAGGGTATGGAATCTGATTCGACTTCTTTAATTTCTTGCTGGTTCCAAGACAAGTTTTCTTCATAGGTAAGCAACATGTCTGAGTCCAGGCTTTCCAATAAGCCCAGCAAGATATCAGActgaaaaacaaaaattaaataatTAACAACAGAATCTAAAAATTATAAAACTTCCAAGACAATGTACCAATTGTTCACCATTATCACATTTGTTCTGCATCTGTGAAGAATATTCTTATGTTTTATTTGGCATTGCTTCAATATTCCGCGCTTTCTAGCATCTTAAAAGGTCATTCAATTGTTCAGTAGCAGATTAAGTGACCTTCTAAATGGTTTATTGTTTTAATCCTTTTATTGATTTAGCAGTCTGTTTGTTGTTCTTGCTTGATAGcctatgtgtatccttccacaaaaaGAACCAGTTAGCAAAAGCAGAACAGTTGGACCATGGCAAGGTCGGGGGGGCTGTTACTGCAATGAGGAAGTCCCACGACAGTTGTGAGAGCTATATCCACACATAGCAAATAGTGACCATTATACAAGGGGGAATGCTGTCACACTAATAATTACTCTTCACAGGAAAATGGTAAAGTCAAAATATGCAGAAATATTGGAAATATCTATAAAGCAAGTGAATGTGCTACTAACCTCCAAGGAGACCCTTAATTTTAACTAGAGGGCATCTGCCCCTACTGCATTATATTAGCCTGTTCCTTCTATAGATACCATAActtaatgaaaaaaatgaaggcaTTTATGACAGGTACAGGTTATTTTTTAAAAAAGAGCCCTTGGGTGCTCACCTCACAGTCTGAAGAATCAGGGCTGTCAGAATCCATGCAGACATGGTCAAGTTCGGAGACATCTGGGCCTGCTCCTGCTGCAGAGGGGCACATAGTCTGAGTGCTGCGGACTCAGCGGACCCGGTCACCGGCCTGACCTCATCTTCTCTGGACTGTGTCAGAACCTACCGAAGAGTTGACACATTTAAGGCACAAAATGACTTTCTGGAGCAAAACCGACAGGACACTGGTGATAAGCTAGACATTTCCTCTGAATAACTTGTATTTTAAAATCCAAAGAAACCACAAAGTGGAAAATAGCATTGTTCCTCTAGTTTTGGATTGTGAGAAGCTTACAGAATGAAGAAAGGACAACCCCGGCATACGCCTAAGTTTTTGCTTTGACATGTTATGAAATCGTTCATGTCTTTTATGGAAAACTTCCTCACACCTTGCATTGTATGCAAAACTAACGAATGACAGGTCTTGGTTACTCGAGTAACTTCATGCAGAAAGAAATCGACTTCCTTCTAATTCAAGGAAGCAAGAGGAATCTAGACGTCCAGCTTGTGTGACAAAGGAGCACAGCAAATAAAGCAGATGATTGCCTGGGGCTGTTCTCAAATAATAAAAGATTTACTTCATTTTAACACTCCACCTTTGCACAATATGTTGTAAGAGAGACTGACGTGTGAACattttccccatcctctgcacattGGAGACAAACCTACAGCTGGTTCTACAGGTTCCACATACTGAAATCCACTGCAGGAAACAGCCCAATCTCTCCTGCTCCTAGCAACAGGCTAAGAGTATGAGATTTCCTACAACCAGATTAGGAGATTTCTCTAAACCCAGCAGTGTGCTTAGTAAAAGCCTTCCTGCGGAGGAATAGTCACATTCTTGTCATATGGGCACCGGATATGGCACTGTAATGTTGTCTATACTTCCTTCACAGAAAAGGGAAAACGCAAGCTTCCATTCATGGCCTAGATAATCACCTCAACTTCTTCGTCTTTCACCTCCAGGGCTTCAAGGCCCAATCTCTGTCGTAGTTCTTGGTTTTCAGTTAACAAGCCATGCGACTTTTCTCGTAAAAGCTTATTTTCGATCAGGAGTTTCTCATTCtagaaaaacaaaccaaaaacattaattttattttttagctCAGTATAGATTACTAATTCTGAAACAATGCCTCATGAACATGTGCACAGAGGATGTACGGGAACACACCAGATTACAATGGTTACATGTCACCTATAGTGCCCCATATTAGAGTTAGCCGCTACAAGCAATGGTTGTAGGAGAAGAATAGCAAAAAGGTGACTGATGAAGAATGTCTGATTTATTTCTGTAATAttcatttacagtgggtacggaaagtattcagaccctttaaaaatcttcactctgtttcattgcagccatttggtaaattcaaaaaagttcattttttttcctcaataatgtacactctgcaccccatcttgactgaaaaaaaacaaatgtagtaatttttgcaatttattaaaaaacaaaaactgaaatatcacatggtcacaagtattcagaccctttgctcagtattgagtagaagcaccttttgagctagtacagccatgagtcttcttgggaatgatgcaacaagtttttcacacctggatttgaggatcctctgccattcttccttgcagatgctctccagttccgtcaggttggatggtgaactttggtggacagccattttcaggtctctccagagatgctcaattgggtttaggtcagggctctggctgggccaatcaagaatggtctgaagccacttctttgttattttagctgtgtgtttagggtcattgtgttgttggaaggtgaatatttggccaagtctaaggtccagagcactctggaaaaggttttcatccaggatatctctgtacttggccgcattcatgtttccttcaatgacaaccagtcgtcctgtccctgcagctgaaaaacacccacatagcatgaagctaccaccacgtttcactgttgggattgcattggccaggtgatgagcagtgcctggttttctccacacatatcgcttagaattatcaacaaaaaggtctattttagtctcatcagaccagaaaatcttatttctcatagtctgggagtccttaatgtgttctttagcaaactctatgcgggctttcatatgtcttgcactgaggagaggcttccgtccagtcgggccactctgccataaaggccttgactggtggagggctgcagtgatagttgtctttgtggaactttctcccatctccctactgcatctctagagctcagccacagtgatcttggggttcttctttacccctctcaccaaagctcttctcccaggattgctcagtttggctggacggcaaggtctaggaagacttctggtggtcccaagcttcttccatttaaggattatggaggacacagtgctcttagaaaccttgagtactgcagaaactctGTTGTAACCTTgccaaatctgtgccttgccacaattctgtctctgagctccttggccagttcctttgacctcatgattctcatttggtatgccatgcactgtgagctgtgatgtcttatacagacaggtgtgtgcctttccaaatcaagtacgatcagtttaattaaacacagctggactccaatgaaggagtagaaccatctcaaggaggatcacaaggaaatggacagaatgtgacttaaatataagtgtgtgagcaaagggtctgaatacttatgaccatgtgatatttcagtttcttttttaattaaatttgcaaacatttctacatttctgttttttttcagtcaagatagggtgcagattgtacattaatgtgaaaaaaaaataacttttttgaatttaccaaatggctgcaatgaaacaaagaatgaaaaattttaaagggtctgaatattttccgtacccactgtaaatctcTATTTGGAATGGAAGGCATATGGAGGGGGGTTCAGTAGGGCCCTCAACAGTTTTCCAGGTGACATGTGCAAGGCATTAATatggtcgtcttgcctgtcgcactcctcctctcactccctcccttgagccgtgaagattgctcgctgcatgttctaataaaggacgtttaaaCTGTCACAGATCGGTGAGTGCTATTGCATTTCTTTTACCTTCTTTGGATTACATGGACATTTTGTTTCACGCCAGCACCTCCTGTCTCTCGATCGGACTACCATTGTTTAGGAATTTCTCACATTAAGCTGATTTTCTCTGATAAGTTGAGCGGTGCTgcttactttttttctctttttggtctGGATTAATATGTGAAAGCTGAGATATTTATTTACATGTAATATTACTAAGTGAAGACCAAGAGGtgacattttttaatatttttatagggTTGTTGCAGGCAGGGTGCGATATGTACCTGAAAGGTGTAATCCGTCCTTAAAATAcacgtctgcagtcactctatgtgactgtagactttgtAAATGCTCACATAGCGCACACTTTCGAAAAATGAACTATATATCTGCTATTTAGTAGTATCTGCTGATAAACGGTGGTGAGTTTTAAAGAAGCAGAACGTTCTTTATaggtttttttaaacaaataaattgTTCTTTACTCATCCTCCCTGGGTCCGGTGCTGAGTACCTGCCGCTACTACCAGGATATCTGTTATTGTCAGCAACGTTGACATcacgacagcactgcagccaatcagtcagTTCAGTGGCCCTGCCTTTAAAGACTGCACAAGCCGCTCAGTGATTTGCCACGCTGTCAAAGTTATGTTAGCGCTGCggacaataacagacactgggtCCCACAGTGGAAAATCAGAGCTGGACCCAGGGCAG
This region of Ranitomeya imitator isolate aRanImi1 chromosome 1, aRanImi1.pri, whole genome shotgun sequence genomic DNA includes:
- the XBP1 gene encoding LOW QUALITY PROTEIN: X-box-binding protein 1 (The sequence of the model RefSeq protein was modified relative to this genomic sequence to represent the inferred CDS: deleted 2 bases in 1 codon); this encodes MVVMGAPKVIFIPGNQSEQSDCNSLASIMLPIHSPSSPESASGDVPPRKRQRLTHLTPEEKALRRKLKNRVAAQTARDRKKARMSELEQQVLDLELENEKLLIENKLLREKSHGLLTENQELRQRLGLEALEVKDEEVEVLTQSREDEVRPVTGSAESAALRLCASAAGAGPDVSELDHVCMDSDSPDSSDCESDILLGLLESLDSDMLLTYEENLSWNQQEIKEVESDSIPSAPSSPLGTPSIKLEAINELIKFDHVYTKPVCSEQDSEIGIETNIVIKTEEASLNPSCIAPINVKQESQEDDVPPVVDTQSFLLSAEDIVEKPASLLETGSDSGYEGCTSPLSDMSSPLNSDQTWEDSFTTELFPQLLNVHMHQSCSPLGDPTLFWNPSPDFDDESF